In a genomic window of Erigeron canadensis isolate Cc75 chromosome 5, C_canadensis_v1, whole genome shotgun sequence:
- the LOC122598897 gene encoding DNA replication complex GINS protein PSF2-like: protein MSGQSDPRGVSTFTAAELEFLAEDEMIQIVPNLNMKPLTFICGDFGPFTSRVPIEVPIWLAIALKKRGKCTIQPPEWMSLEKLTQVLEAERDSAGSFEALPFHYVEISRLLFDHARDDIPEVYMVRSLIEDIKDVRFHKIGTGLEKVSTWTFAMKLNLSAMEVNVIRPFVTGGLETFFKLGNPEMIHNTERQEHRPTQAADRGPRRELRR, encoded by the exons CTGGAGTTTTTGGCGGAGGATGAAATGATCCAGATTGTTCCAAATCTTAATATGAAGCCCCTTACTTTTATTTGT GGAGATTTTGGTCCATTTACGTCTCGGGTACCAATTGAAGTACCGATATGGCTAGCAATCGCGTTGAAGAAGAGAGGAAAATGCACTATCCAGCCTCCCGAATGGATGTCTCTTG AAAAGCTGACTCAAGTTTTAGAGGCAGAGCGTGACTCTGCAGGCTCATTTGAAGCGTTACCATTTCATTATGTTGAGATCTCAAGGCTACTTTTTGACCA TGCTCGTGATGACATACCTGAAGTATATATG GTAAGGTCTCTCATTGAAGATATTAAAGATGTAAGGTTTCATAAAATTGGCACTGGATTAGAGAAGGTTTCAACTTGGACATTTGCAATGAAG TTAAATTTATCTGCAATGGAAGTAAATGTGATAAGGCCCTTTGTTACTGGAGggctagaaacatttttcaaacTTGGTAACCCAGAGATGATCCACAACACGGAGAGACAAGAACATAGACCAACCCAAGCAGCTGATCGGGGACCAAGG CGTGAGTTGAGACGATGA